In Brevundimonas sp. SGAir0440, one DNA window encodes the following:
- a CDS encoding SOS response-associated peptidase, with translation MCNLYRQRSGPQAILDAANAMRSTVGNLAPSDLYPDYPAPIVRWEGAERILASARWGMPSSQKMIFDNATKRADKLRAKGGEVDFQKILEFEPDSGTTNVRNTSSGHWRPYLSPASRCLVPFTAFSEPGRDAAGKYRPVWFKLAGDEPEPLAFFAGIHLQAHTSVRKIKTGMETIDVFAFLTTEPNAEVGAVHPKAMPVILTQSDEIEAWMTAPWETAKALQRPLPDGALSVIDA, from the coding sequence ATGTGCAACCTGTACCGCCAACGCTCCGGCCCCCAAGCCATATTGGATGCGGCGAACGCCATGCGGTCGACTGTCGGCAACCTCGCGCCAAGCGACCTCTATCCCGACTATCCCGCGCCGATCGTGCGCTGGGAGGGCGCAGAGCGCATTCTGGCTTCGGCGCGCTGGGGCATGCCGTCATCCCAGAAGATGATCTTCGACAATGCCACAAAGCGCGCCGACAAGTTGCGCGCAAAAGGCGGCGAAGTCGACTTCCAGAAGATCCTCGAGTTCGAACCCGACAGCGGCACGACCAACGTCCGCAACACCAGCTCCGGCCATTGGCGCCCATATCTGTCGCCGGCATCTCGATGCCTGGTGCCTTTCACCGCCTTCAGCGAACCGGGCCGGGACGCGGCCGGAAAATACCGGCCCGTCTGGTTCAAGCTCGCGGGAGACGAACCCGAGCCGCTCGCCTTCTTCGCCGGCATCCACCTCCAGGCCCACACGAGCGTCCGCAAGATCAAGACCGGCATGGAGACGATCGACGTCTTCGCCTTTCTGACGACCGAACCTAACGCCGAGGTCGGCGCGGTTCACCCCAAGGCCATGCCGGTGATCCTGACGCAGTCCGACGAGATCGAGGCCTGGATGACGGCGCCGTGGGAGACGGCCAAGGCGCTGCAGCGCCCGCTGCCCGACGGCGCTTTGTCAGTTATCGACGCCTAG
- a CDS encoding DUF1810 family protein, which translates to MAELAAGRKTSHWMWFVFPQARSLGLSSTAALYGIGSLAEAQAYLLHPVLGARLIRAAQSATTAPAVSVHQLFGSPDDLKFRSSMTLFAAVAPDPSVFDAALARWGLSPDPLTAELVSIARAGPDRL; encoded by the coding sequence ATGGCCGAGCTCGCGGCGGGTCGCAAGACAAGCCACTGGATGTGGTTCGTCTTCCCCCAGGCGCGGTCGTTGGGACTGTCTTCGACGGCTGCCTTGTATGGGATCGGATCGCTCGCGGAGGCGCAAGCCTATCTGCTGCATCCCGTTCTAGGGGCGCGTCTCATCCGCGCTGCCCAGAGCGCGACCACAGCGCCGGCGGTTTCGGTGCATCAGCTGTTCGGATCGCCCGATGACCTCAAATTCCGCTCGTCGATGACCCTGTTTGCCGCCGTGGCGCCCGATCCGAGTGTGTTCGATGCGGCGCTCGCACGTTGGGGCCTTTCGCCTGATCCGTTGACCGCAGAACTTGTGTCGATCGCCAGGGCGGGACCGGATCGTCTTTAA